The Pseudodesulfovibrio cashew genomic sequence CACCCGTTCACCATCCTCAATTGGTCCATCGTCCACAACGGGGAGATTTCCTCCTACGGCATCAATCGCCGCTGGCTGTGCGAACACGACTACCTCTGCACCATGATGACCGACACTGAGGTGGTGGCCTATGAGCTTGACCTGCTCATCCGCAAGCACGGACTTACCTGGGAACTGGCGGCCAAGTGCTTTGCGCCGCCGTTCTGGGACGAGATCGTGCGTATGGATGAGGCCGACCGGGAGCTCTACACGACCTTGCGCGCCACATACGGCCCCGGCATGCTCAACGGCCCCTTCGCCATCCTCGTGGCGGACAACCATCGGCTGATGGGCCTAAACGACCGGATCAAGCTCAGACCCCTGCTGGTGGCGGAAAAGGACGATATGGTCTTCATGGCCAGTGAGGAATCCGCCGTGCGAGAAGTCTGTCCGACCCTGGATCGCGTCTGGATGCCCAAGGCGGGTGAACCCGTTATCGTGGACCTGGAGGCCTAGCATGAGCGCCAAACAAAAAAAGACGCTCTCCGTGGGCGGGATGTACTACAAACAACTGAACGAGGAAATTCGGGCTCAGGCCGCAAAAGGCGTCGGCCATTTCGTCTTAAAGGAATGCAACGGCCAGCGGTATATCGCCACGGCTCTGGAAGGCGATCTCTTGTTCGATATCTATGGCGTGCCCGGGCAGGACCTCGGGGCTTTCATGCGCGGCCCGCGCATTCGGGTTCATAACAACGCACAGGACGGCGTTGGCAATACCATGGACGAGGGCAGGGTGATTATCGAGGGAATTGCCGGAGACGTCATCGGCTACGCCATGCGCGGCGGCGAGATATTCGTCAGGGGTGATGTGGGCTACAGGGTGGGCATCCATATGAAGGCCTACCTCGATCATCAGCCGAAGATAGTGATCGGCGGCAAGGCCGGTGATTTTCTCGGAGAATATATGGCTGGTGGAATTATTTTGCTCTTGGGTATGTTTTCTGATAAGCCTGATGCGCCCGTTGCGGGACGGAGTCTCGGCACGGGCATGCACGGCGGCGTTATCTACGTCCGGGGTGGCATTTCCGAGGAACAACTCGGTCCCGGCCTGCAGGCACAGCCCGCATCTTCCGAGGACCTTGAAGTCGTCGAAGAACTCGTCAGGGAATACGCCCGGGAATTGAAACTGGACAGCGAAGCCATTTTAAGCGAGAACTTCGTGAAAATACGTCCGTTTTCGCATCGTCCGTACGCCGACCTGTACGTTCCCTGCTAGGGGGACGTCAAAAACGGCGTGGACCAGGAAGACGGCATCGTCTTTTGTCGCAAAACCATTTTTACCCAAGTCTGGAGGAACCATGTTCTTCGATTCCATAGCCTACGCAATGGCTCCGCCCACCGGCGGCGACGGCGGGGCTGCAGGCGGCCTGGGCGGCATTCTCGGCGGCCCGCTGCCGATGCTCGTCCTGATGTTCGCCATTTTTTACTTCCTTCTCATTCGCCCGCAGCAGAAAAAGCAGAAGCAGCACAAGGCCATGCTCGACGCTCTGAAGAAGGGCGACAAGGTCTGGACCAACGGCGGCATCCTCGGCCGTATCACCGATGTCGACGGCGACAACCTCACTGTCGAGATCGCCCAGGGCGTCAACGTTGTCATCAAGCGCGGTTTTGTCGCCGACAAGGACGGCAAACCCGCAGCAGACGAAAAGAAGAAGTAGGCTTGACAGCCGAAAATACGGACTTCCGTGCGGGCCGGACCACACCTGTTTGTGGCCCGGTCCGCGTTTGTCTTGGCGAAGCCCCGCATTGTAGGCTGTAACTCGTTCGTATCAAGGGAGATTTCATGCAGAGTCTGCGCCTCAGAATCATCGTGACCCTGGTCGTCCTGGTCCTCGGACTGGCATACATGTTGCCGTCCGTCCCCGGCGTTTCCGGGTCCGCGCTCGGCAAAATCCTGCCGGGCGAACCCGTCAATCTCGGCCTTGACCTCAAGGGAGGCATTCACCTCACCCTGGGTGTTGACATGGAAACCGCCATGCGCAACAACCTCGCCCGTCTTGGCGATGATCTCAAATCAGCGGCCCGTGAAGAAAACATTTTTGTCCTGCGCCCCAACATCCTTTCCGATTCCCGCGTGGAGATCGTCCTGCTCAAGGCCGACCAGCAGAAGGGGTTCGAAAAGGCCGTGGCCGATTACACCCCGTTCGACATCGAATCCGTCGAACCCATGGACGGCTCCAAGGTCAAATACGTTCTTGCCGTTCAGCCCACCTATAAAAAGGAAATGGCCAAGCTGACCCTGGATCAGGCCATCAAGACCATCCGCAACCGCATTGACCAGTTCGGAGTGGCCGAACCCGACATCCGCAAGCAGGAGGGTAACCGCATCCAGGTCCAGCTCCCCGGTCTTCAGGACCCGGAGCGAGCCATCAAGATCATCGGCCAGACCGCCCATCTCGAATTCAAGATGGTCGACGACACCGCCGACGTGGCCAAGGCTACCGAAGGTATCCTGGCTCCGGGCCGCGAGCTCTCCGTGGTCCTGCATCGGCAGGCCAACGGCTCCTATACCGAGACCCCCATCGTCCTGAAAAAGGACGCCGTGCTCACCGGTGAATACATCACCGACGCCAAGGTCCAACTCGACAGCTGGAACCAGGCCTACGTTTCCATCACCTTCAATAGCCGGGGCGGCGCCATCTTCGCCAACCTGACCGGTGAAAACGTGAATAAGCGGATGGCCATCGTCCTCGACGGCAAGGTCTATTCCGCACCCGTCATCCAGGAAAAGATCACCGGAGGCCGCGCCTCCATTACCGGCCAGTTCACCCGCGAGGAAGCACGCGACCTGGCCGTGGTCCTGCGCGCAGGTTCGCTCCCTGCTCCGGTTGAAATCCTGGAGCAGCGCACCGTGGGTCCGTCCCTTGGACAGGAATCCATCGATAAGGGCATCATGTCCGCACTCATCGGCATGGGCATGGTCCTGGGCTTCATGATCATCTACTACGGCTTTGCCGGTTTCGTGGCCGACGTGGTGCTCTGTCTGAACATCATGCTCATCCTCGGCGGTCTTGTGGCCTTCGGCGCTACCCTGACGTTGCCGGGTATCGCGGGCATTATCCTGACCATCGGTATGGCGGTGGACGCCAACGTCATCATCTTCGAACGGATACGTGAGGAGTTGCGCAGGGGGTTGACCGTGCGCGCAGCCATTGCCGAAGGATACGGCCGGGCCACCCTGACCATCCTGGACGCCAACGTGACCACGGTCATCGCGGCCATCATCCTCTACCAGTTCGGTACCGGTCCGATCAGGGGTTTTGCCGTCACGCTGACGCTCGGCATCATCACCTCCATGTTCACGGCCATCTTCGTATCGCGCATTCTGTTCGACCTGTACACGAAGAACCGCGCCGACAACTCCAAGCTGAGCATCTAGGGAGAAGATCATGGGACTGCAAATAATCAAACCCGATACCCGAATCGACTTCGTCGGCCTGCGCAAGATCGCCTTCATCCTTTCGGCGGTAATCATCCTCGCCGGGCTCGGCTCCCTTGTGATCAAGGGCGGCCCCAAGTACGGCATCGACTTCGCTGGCGGCATCATCGTCCAGGTCAAAGCCGATAAGGCCAAGGACGTGGGCGAAATCAAGGACGCCATGAACGGCGTCGAATTGCCCGGCCTGGTCGTTCAGACCCTCGGCCTGGAAGGCGACCACGAATACCTGATCCGTACCTCCAGTTCGGATATCTCTTCTCAGGATATCCGCAACCGGGTCAATGAGGCCCTGACCAAGGACCTCGGAGCTGACGGTTACAGCATTCAGCGACTGGAGATGGTCGGCCCCAAGGTGGGCGCAGACCTTCGAGCCAAGGCACTTGAGGCCATGTTCTACGCCGTGTTGCTCATTGCCGTGTACATCTCGGGCCGTTTCGAGCAACGCTGGACCGTGGCCGGAATCATGGCCGCCGCTCTCGGCGGGGTCATTTACGGCGTGGGCCTGACCGGCCTGGACATGGGTTGGCTCACCGTCATTGCCATGGTCGTAACCATCGCCATGTGCTGGTACCTGAAATTGAACTACGCCCTGGGCGCGGTTGCGGCATTGATTCACGACGTGATTATCACCGTGGGCATCTTCTCGATCCTGGGCAAGGAGTTCGACCTGACCATCATCGCCGCGCTCCTGACCATTATCGGTTACTCGCTCAATGACACCATCATCGTCTTTGACCGCATCCGTGAGAATACCCTTGCCAACAAGAGTAACGCCAGCTTTGGCAACGTCATCAACCGCTCGGTCAACCAGACCCTTTCGCGTACGATCATGACCTCGCTGACCACCTTGGTGGTCGTAATGTGTCTGTACGTGCTCGGCGGTTCCGTCATCCACGACTTCGCCCTGGCACTGCTTATCGGCATTGTCGTCGGTACCTACTCCTCCATCTTCGTAGCCAGCCCGATCCTGCTCGGTTTCGGTCCCGGTTCCGCAGCCGAGGAAGTGGAAGCCTGATAACAGGGCTCATAATGTAATATGAAAAGGGAAGGACCGACGGTCCTTCCCTTTTTTTATTTCCCTCCCGGGCATCATTACGAATGATATAACCGCCGCGCCTGGAGTAGCGGACAGAAAAGAGCTCGCTCCTTCCTTATGGCAACTTTCTTCCTCTTGTGACTCTGTCAACCGCTTAACCATTGACGGATATAATCACAGTTCTCACAGCATGGGCAGGAGACTTTCTGCACACGAAAAAGGCCCTTCCGAACTGGTCGGAAGGGCCCACGAACAGGTCTGTCTAAAGGAAACTAATCAAGCTGGCTGATCAGGTAATCCTTGATGGCGTCGATGGTGTCTTCGCCATTGAGTTCGATGTACTTGAAACCGCCGTCCTTCATGTCCTTGTAGAAGTTACAAGCGGCCATGGTGCCGGTTTCCTCATCGTAGTAGATGTCGTGACGCTTGTTGATGGCGTCCTCATCCTGGTCGTCGGAGCGGGCGGACAGGGCACCGCCGCAGACGCGGCACTTATCACCGTCAGGAGCGATGGCCGAGATGCCGACATTGTTGGGGTGGTTCGGGTTATTCTCACAGAGACGGCGACCCATGATGCGGGCCTTGGCGATCTCGCGGGGCAGCTTGATCTCGATGACGTAATCCAGCTTCACGCCGTCCTTCTGCAGGGCGTCCCAGAGCTTTTCGCCCTGAACCAGGGAGCGGGGGAAACCGTCAAGGAGCCAGCCTTCGGTGGAACCGGACAGCACGTCGAGAACCATGGGGATGGTGATGTCATCAGGAACGAGCTCGCCCTTGTTGATGTATTCCTTGGCCTTCATGCCCAGTTCGGTACCGCCGCCGATGTGCTTGCGGAAGATCGCGCCGGACTCGATGTGGTCCAGTTTGTACTTGTCCTTGGCAATGTTGCCCTGGGTGCCTTTACCGGAGCCGTTGGGGCCGAAAATCAGAATATTCATACTGTCCTCCTGATGATATTCATCGGGAATGCCTCAATGGCATCCCGGCACATTGTGCAAAAGATCACATGCTCTTATACTGGTGGACCGAGGAAGTCAATGCCTGGAGGAGAAAACAGAGAAAACCACGCCGTCCCTGGTGATGGTAGCCCGCTTGTCGCCGGGGAACTGGAATACCGCGCCAAACCTGCGCTCTTCCCAGGCCGAGTCCAGCTTGAATAGGGTGTCGGCCAGAGCCTGGCCCCCGTCCATCTCATCCAGAGAAGCCTTGTACAGGCGGAGTCGCAGGGCCTTGTGACTCGTCTTCAGCAGGGAGTGGGGAAGCAGGGGGCCGCTGGAGGTGGTCTGCTTGTCCCAATAATCACGATCAAGGCGTCCCACCTTCCAGAGGCGGGCTACGGTCTCCGGGAAATTGGGATTTTCCATGAGAAAAAGCGGCAGCAGGGAATGGCGCACCCTGTTTCGGGTCATTGCAGGGTCCGCATTGGTGGCGTCCTCACGCCATGTAACGCCGATATCTGTCAGGAATCGCTGCAGGACCGATTTGGATGTAAGCAACAGGGGGCGGATGATCCGGCGTTCCCGGTCATACCCGGACATCCCGGCAAGCCCAGGCCAGGCCGTGCCGCGAGCCAGGCGCATGAGCACATCTTCGCACAGGTCGTCCAGATGATGTCCCAGAGCACAGCAGTGCGCGTCGTGTTGCGCAAGGATGTCCGCGAAAAACGCATAGCGCGCATCCCGTCCGGCCTGCTCAAGGCCGACACCGCCCCTTGCAGCCAATTCAGCCACGGGCACGGTTCGCTGTTCATATGCGATGCCCAGTCCCTCACAGAACACCGCCGTCCACTGTGCGTCAGCGTCTGCTTCGTCTCTGAGTTGGTGATTGAGATGTGCGGCCACGACGCGGCTGCCATTCTTCTGGGCCAAGTAATGGAGAATCAAGAGCAGGGCGGTGGAATCAACCCCGCCGGAAAAGGCTACGACCACTGTCTTTCCGGAAAGGTCGAACTCAAGCTCTCCGGCAAGAAAGTGCTCCACGTGAAGACAGCAATGCGCCCATTTCGGCGGCAGGTCCTGCAGGGTGCGCGGGATGTCGCGGGGCGCGGAGACCATGCTACACCGAGATCTCGAGCTCCTCGATGAACTGGTCGAGGTACTCGATCATGTGCTTTCGCTGTTCGTGAGTGGCGTAGTTTACGCAGGAACAACGAATCTTGTTGCGGGCGCGGGTGAGCAACTCAAGCTTGAGCTGACACTCGGACATGTCGGAAGCGCCCTCAATGATCTCCAGGGCCATGAAATATGGGCCGCATTCGTCCTGGTGGTCCTTCTGCTCCTGCTGAAGCAGTTCGGTGGGCAAGGGCAGGTAGTAAATGCCCTCCAGGGGGCCCTGCAACTGCATCTCGTTCAGCGCGCCCTTGATTTTTTCAATATCGGCTTCAAAAAGGTCTTCTATCAGATAAGAACGCATTATTGTTCCTTGTTTTTTGACGTGTCGATCAACTGTTCGATGTCTTCCGGGGAGCAACTGCCGGACTTGCGGTCCAGGTGCGCTGTATCCGGCACATTTTCGTCGTCCAGGTTGAACATGCGCCGGGCCAGGTCAATGAATCGTTCCGCAGAACCTTCTTCCTGGGTACGCCTCTTTAGGAAGCAGATGGGCTCATGCAGACATTTCCGCCCCACGGAGAGGACCAGAGTCTCCAGCGCGTCACGCGTACGCTGATCCACTGGGCCGATACGTTTGAGTGTCTTGCCCAACTCGCGCATGGCTATTTCCTCGTTCTTGTCGACGAGATCAACGATGGTGGGCTGGATACTGAGGGAATGCAGCCAATTGCTGAAGGTCTCCGTCTCCATGTCGACAACGGCGCGGGCCTTGTTGGCCTCTTCCTGGCGTTGGGCCATGTTGTCCTCGACCACCTCGTTGAGGTCGTCGATGTCGTAGAGGTAAACGTTATCCAACTGGTTGACGTCCGGGTCGATGTCGCGGGGCACGGCGATATCGATGAAAAACATCGGCTTGTTCTTGCGCTTCCTGAGCACGGACTTGACGTCCTTGGCCTTGATCACGGCCACGGGCGACCCGGTGGAACTAATCACGATGTCCACTTCGTGCAGCCTATCCGTCATGTTCTCGATCTGGATAGGTTCGCCACCAAGGGACTGGGCCAACTCTCTGGCGCGGGAGAGGGTGCGGTTGGCGATGATGATGTCCTGAACGCCGTTCTGCAGCAGGTGGGTGGCGGCCAATTCGGCCATTTCACCGGCTCCGACGAGCATGGCCCGGGTGCCCTGCAGGTTGCCGAAAATCTTTTTGGCCAATTCCACTGCGGCGAAGCTGATGGACACGGCGCTGGAGGCGATGGCCGTTTCGGTGCGAACCCGCTTGGCCACGGAAAAGGACTTGTGCAACAGTCGGTTGATGATGGTCTTGGCCGTCCCTTCATCTACAGCTTTACGGTAGGCGTCCTTGAGTTGGCCGAGAATCTGGGGCTCGCCCATCACCATGGAATCCAGCGAGCTGGCCACGGTGAACAGGTGCTTGACGGCGTCCAGTCCGGCATGCCGATAGGTGTTGTCCACCAGCAGCGCGGGATCGCCCTTGCAGATGCCGGCCCAGTATTGAATTACGGAGTCCAGGATTTCATGCTGGGGAGCGCGCTGTCCGATAACAACGATCTCCACCCGATTGCAGGTGGAAAGGCACATACATTCCTGTACGGGACAGTGGGCCATCAGCCCTTTCTCGAAATTCTCCACATCGGTCAGGGCGAACTTTTCGCGAATGTCCACGCCAGCGGTGCGGTGGTTGAGTCCTATGAGTATGATATTCCTGTTCATGGCATGGACCTGAAAGTAATCGTGTGATGGATGAGCGAAATGCACATTCCCGCAAAGACCCAGATAGTGAGGACTGCGGGTTTTCTTCCTCGCCAGCCCAGCACCAGCCTCTGGTGGAACAGGAAGGCGAACAGGAACCAGACGGCCAGGGACCCGATTTTCATCACGTCCCAGGCGAACTGCTTGCCCGGCGCGATCCAGTACCAGAAAAAGGTCGAAAAGAGGCCGAGGGTAAAGAGCGGAAAGCCGACGAGTATGGCCCAGCGGTTGACGCGGTCGAATTTGTCCAGGGAGGGTACGTCCTTGCCCATGCTGGCCAGACCGGCCTTGGTCTTGA encodes the following:
- the secD gene encoding protein translocase subunit SecD, producing the protein MQSLRLRIIVTLVVLVLGLAYMLPSVPGVSGSALGKILPGEPVNLGLDLKGGIHLTLGVDMETAMRNNLARLGDDLKSAAREENIFVLRPNILSDSRVEIVLLKADQQKGFEKAVADYTPFDIESVEPMDGSKVKYVLAVQPTYKKEMAKLTLDQAIKTIRNRIDQFGVAEPDIRKQEGNRIQVQLPGLQDPERAIKIIGQTAHLEFKMVDDTADVAKATEGILAPGRELSVVLHRQANGSYTETPIVLKKDAVLTGEYITDAKVQLDSWNQAYVSITFNSRGGAIFANLTGENVNKRMAIVLDGKVYSAPVIQEKITGGRASITGQFTREEARDLAVVLRAGSLPAPVEILEQRTVGPSLGQESIDKGIMSALIGMGMVLGFMIIYYGFAGFVADVVLCLNIMLILGGLVAFGATLTLPGIAGIILTIGMAVDANVIIFERIREELRRGLTVRAAIAEGYGRATLTILDANVTTVIAAIILYQFGTGPIRGFAVTLTLGIITSMFTAIFVSRILFDLYTKNRADNSKLSI
- the yajC gene encoding preprotein translocase subunit YajC; its protein translation is MFFDSIAYAMAPPTGGDGGAAGGLGGILGGPLPMLVLMFAIFYFLLIRPQQKKQKQHKAMLDALKKGDKVWTNGGILGRITDVDGDNLTVEIAQGVNVVIKRGFVADKDGKPAADEKKK
- the tilS gene encoding tRNA lysidine(34) synthetase TilS; its protein translation is MVSAPRDIPRTLQDLPPKWAHCCLHVEHFLAGELEFDLSGKTVVVAFSGGVDSTALLLILHYLAQKNGSRVVAAHLNHQLRDEADADAQWTAVFCEGLGIAYEQRTVPVAELAARGGVGLEQAGRDARYAFFADILAQHDAHCCALGHHLDDLCEDVLMRLARGTAWPGLAGMSGYDRERRIIRPLLLTSKSVLQRFLTDIGVTWREDATNADPAMTRNRVRHSLLPLFLMENPNFPETVARLWKVGRLDRDYWDKQTTSSGPLLPHSLLKTSHKALRLRLYKASLDEMDGGQALADTLFKLDSAWEERRFGAVFQFPGDKRATITRDGVVFSVFSSRH
- the secF gene encoding protein translocase subunit SecF encodes the protein MGLQIIKPDTRIDFVGLRKIAFILSAVIILAGLGSLVIKGGPKYGIDFAGGIIVQVKADKAKDVGEIKDAMNGVELPGLVVQTLGLEGDHEYLIRTSSSDISSQDIRNRVNEALTKDLGADGYSIQRLEMVGPKVGADLRAKALEAMFYAVLLIAVYISGRFEQRWTVAGIMAAALGGVIYGVGLTGLDMGWLTVIAMVVTIAMCWYLKLNYALGAVAALIHDVIITVGIFSILGKEFDLTIIAALLTIIGYSLNDTIIVFDRIRENTLANKSNASFGNVINRSVNQTLSRTIMTSLTTLVVVMCLYVLGGSVIHDFALALLIGIVVGTYSSIFVASPILLGFGPGSAAEEVEA
- the hemA gene encoding glutamyl-tRNA reductase gives rise to the protein MNRNIILIGLNHRTAGVDIREKFALTDVENFEKGLMAHCPVQECMCLSTCNRVEIVVIGQRAPQHEILDSVIQYWAGICKGDPALLVDNTYRHAGLDAVKHLFTVASSLDSMVMGEPQILGQLKDAYRKAVDEGTAKTIINRLLHKSFSVAKRVRTETAIASSAVSISFAAVELAKKIFGNLQGTRAMLVGAGEMAELAATHLLQNGVQDIIIANRTLSRARELAQSLGGEPIQIENMTDRLHEVDIVISSTGSPVAVIKAKDVKSVLRKRKNKPMFFIDIAVPRDIDPDVNQLDNVYLYDIDDLNEVVEDNMAQRQEEANKARAVVDMETETFSNWLHSLSIQPTIVDLVDKNEEIAMRELGKTLKRIGPVDQRTRDALETLVLSVGRKCLHEPICFLKRRTQEEGSAERFIDLARRMFNLDDENVPDTAHLDRKSGSCSPEDIEQLIDTSKNKEQ
- a CDS encoding adenylate kinase; this encodes MNILIFGPNGSGKGTQGNIAKDKYKLDHIESGAIFRKHIGGGTELGMKAKEYINKGELVPDDITIPMVLDVLSGSTEGWLLDGFPRSLVQGEKLWDALQKDGVKLDYVIEIKLPREIAKARIMGRRLCENNPNHPNNVGISAIAPDGDKCRVCGGALSARSDDQDEDAINKRHDIYYDEETGTMAACNFYKDMKDGGFKYIELNGEDTIDAIKDYLISQLD